In Maniola jurtina chromosome 2, ilManJurt1.1, whole genome shotgun sequence, the following proteins share a genomic window:
- the LOC123870761 gene encoding uncharacterized protein LOC123870761, whose translation MLKSVIILMMFVVCCYCLEGSDLSVLESRAKKKRNSLKLLGLILLFVFSKMAIFKAVSVFLMMTFFQKLFSFGGLVFKYFMKMKAEKQKPAHVYGAPPNQNYDTVGYSYGPPDHEPLHQEGYPGKEVAHLGWLLNKHTQ comes from the exons atgttaaagtCCGTGATAATATTGATGATGTTTGTAGTTTGTTGTTATTGTTTAGAAGGCAgtgatttgtctgttttggagTCGAGAGCCAAAAAGAAAAGGAATTCGCTCAAACTCCTGG GACTGATCCTGCTGTTTGTCTTCTCAAAAATGGCAATTTTCAAAGCGGTTTCCGTATTCCTCATGATGACGTTCTTCCAAAAGCTATTTTCGTTCGGCGGTCTAGTGTTCAAGTACTTCATGAAGATGAAAGCTGAGAAGCAGAAGCCTGCGCACGTATACGGCGCCCCTCCGAACCAGAACTATGACACTGTGGGGTACAGCTACGGTCCCCCGGATCACGAGCCGCTGCATCAAGAAGGGTACCCTGGGAAAGAAGTTGCACACTTGGGTTGGCTTTTGAATAAACATACTCAATAA